One Luteolibacter flavescens genomic region harbors:
- a CDS encoding bifunctional proline dehydrogenase/L-glutamate gamma-semialdehyde dehydrogenase, which yields MPEEAIALAAELLLEATRGQRLGEKLQARQMAAMMDDAPGKAFTFAMADQVFRPPTAAREAKRFRDLVEDYGVPQYLPLVARVAMRAGEIASAAAPEIVMPLVAEKMRQESSSVILPAEEAKLRKHLRRRRDAGMRMNLNQLGEAVLGEEEANHRLEANLTRLADPDTDYISVKISAIFSQIHLVAVDETLIEIKRRLRELYRAAMKSSPAKFVNLDMEEYRDLRLTCAAFRDVLDEPEFQKLEAGIVLQAYLPDAWPVQKELNIWALKRVDAGGASIKIRIVKGANLAMEKVDAEIHDWPLAPYGSKVEVDANFKRMLHEGCRKEVARAVRLGVASHNLFDIAYGLLLRAREGVEDRVEFEMLEGMANHQARTVRDAAKGLLLYAPVVNREDFHSAIAYLVRRLDENTSPENFLHDLFGMKPGDAAWDRQKKRFLDACAMVPTAIYGPQRVQDRTTENRVPLPLDTPFHNEADTDWSLPHNVRWAREKVDAMRKAEPPFVPLQIGGMTSSGTATADGTDPARPGHVAYRHALGGPEDIERALEVAVSARSPWRNLGWPNRAIILAKVASVIASRRGEAIATMVMDAGKAVMEADAELSEAIDFADYYARSFSRQGAFDGVNSEPIGTVLVTPPWNFPYAIPCGGILAALAAGNTVILKPAPETVLTAWEMVSCLWDAGVPRDVLQFLPCPDNHIGRSLVTDERIGAVVLTGAYETARMFLSWKPDLRLFAETSGKNALVITASADPDLAVKDLVKSAFGHAGQKCSAASLAIVEAELYDDEGFRRRLRDAAASLKAGVSWEYDSVVTTIIREPGEALQRALTTLDPGEEWLLEPQMLDGNPCLWSPGIKLGVTPDSWFRSTECFGPVLGLVRANDIDHAIRIQNDSEFGLTGGIHALDPAEIDAWRDQAEVGNAYINRPITGAIVQRQPFGGWKRSCFGPGAKAGGPNYVPLFAVWQNDGLPQLLESPSAEVLDLLKTLAPVASSAELEAAAGSDAWWMKHEFGIEHDPSALACEANVFRYRRFSQCLIRANASMDAVTIARLLIAARAAGLDSELSLPPGTDFPVKGISITHETDEALASRLGASKYGVLRAPSPSKKLIAAAIEAGVRIVTHDPVWSGKLELPAFFREQAVSETRHRHGSVLPRPEELR from the coding sequence TTGCCTGAAGAGGCGATCGCCTTGGCCGCCGAACTCCTGCTGGAAGCCACCCGCGGCCAGCGTCTCGGCGAGAAGCTCCAAGCCCGCCAAATGGCGGCCATGATGGACGATGCACCGGGCAAGGCATTCACCTTCGCGATGGCGGACCAGGTTTTCCGCCCGCCGACCGCTGCCCGCGAGGCAAAGCGCTTCCGCGACCTCGTCGAGGACTACGGCGTGCCGCAGTATCTCCCGCTCGTTGCCCGGGTGGCGATGCGCGCCGGGGAGATCGCATCCGCGGCCGCTCCGGAGATCGTCATGCCGCTGGTGGCGGAAAAGATGCGCCAGGAAAGCTCTTCCGTCATCCTGCCCGCAGAGGAGGCGAAGCTGCGCAAGCACCTCCGCCGCCGACGCGACGCGGGCATGCGGATGAACCTCAACCAGCTCGGCGAGGCCGTGCTCGGCGAAGAGGAAGCGAACCACCGCCTGGAAGCGAATCTCACCCGCCTGGCCGATCCGGACACCGACTACATCTCGGTGAAGATTTCCGCGATCTTCAGCCAGATCCACCTCGTGGCCGTGGACGAAACGCTGATCGAGATCAAGCGGCGCCTGCGCGAACTCTACCGCGCCGCGATGAAGTCTTCGCCCGCGAAGTTCGTGAACCTCGACATGGAGGAGTATCGCGATCTTCGCCTCACCTGCGCCGCCTTCCGCGACGTGCTCGATGAGCCGGAGTTCCAGAAGCTGGAAGCAGGCATCGTGCTGCAGGCCTACCTGCCGGATGCGTGGCCGGTGCAAAAGGAGCTCAATATATGGGCGCTGAAGCGCGTGGATGCGGGTGGTGCCAGCATCAAGATCCGCATCGTGAAGGGTGCCAATCTCGCGATGGAGAAGGTGGATGCCGAGATCCACGACTGGCCGCTCGCGCCCTACGGCTCGAAGGTGGAAGTGGACGCGAATTTCAAGCGCATGCTCCATGAAGGATGCCGCAAGGAAGTCGCCCGGGCCGTGCGTCTCGGCGTGGCCAGCCACAATCTCTTCGACATCGCCTACGGCCTGCTCCTGCGCGCCCGCGAGGGCGTTGAGGATCGGGTGGAATTCGAGATGCTGGAAGGCATGGCGAACCATCAGGCACGCACCGTCCGCGATGCCGCGAAGGGCCTGCTGCTCTACGCCCCGGTGGTGAACCGCGAGGACTTCCACAGCGCGATCGCCTACCTCGTCCGCCGCTTGGATGAGAATACGTCTCCGGAAAATTTCCTCCACGATCTCTTCGGCATGAAGCCGGGCGATGCAGCCTGGGATCGCCAGAAGAAGCGCTTCCTCGATGCGTGCGCCATGGTCCCGACTGCCATCTACGGGCCGCAGCGCGTGCAGGATCGCACCACGGAAAACCGCGTCCCACTGCCGCTCGACACACCTTTCCACAACGAAGCCGACACCGATTGGTCCCTGCCGCACAATGTCCGCTGGGCTCGCGAGAAGGTGGATGCGATGCGCAAGGCCGAGCCGCCTTTCGTCCCGCTCCAGATCGGAGGCATGACCTCATCCGGAACCGCGACGGCCGACGGCACCGACCCGGCCCGCCCTGGCCACGTCGCCTATCGCCATGCGCTGGGTGGCCCGGAGGACATCGAGCGCGCGCTGGAGGTCGCCGTTTCCGCGCGCTCGCCGTGGCGGAATCTCGGCTGGCCGAATCGCGCCATTATCCTCGCGAAAGTCGCGTCCGTCATCGCATCACGCCGTGGCGAGGCCATCGCCACCATGGTAATGGACGCTGGCAAGGCGGTCATGGAGGCCGATGCCGAGTTGAGCGAAGCCATCGACTTCGCCGACTACTATGCCCGTAGTTTTTCGCGCCAGGGTGCTTTCGACGGCGTGAACTCCGAGCCGATCGGCACGGTGCTGGTGACGCCTCCCTGGAACTTCCCCTACGCCATCCCCTGTGGTGGCATCCTCGCTGCGCTCGCAGCGGGAAACACCGTCATCCTGAAGCCCGCGCCGGAGACCGTGCTGACCGCTTGGGAAATGGTGAGCTGCCTGTGGGATGCCGGCGTCCCGCGCGACGTGCTGCAATTCCTCCCCTGCCCTGACAACCACATCGGTCGCTCGCTGGTGACCGACGAGCGCATCGGCGCGGTGGTCCTCACGGGTGCCTATGAGACCGCGCGAATGTTCCTCTCGTGGAAGCCGGACCTGCGCCTCTTCGCCGAAACATCGGGCAAGAACGCGCTGGTGATCACGGCGTCCGCCGATCCGGACCTCGCGGTGAAAGACCTCGTGAAGAGCGCCTTCGGCCACGCGGGCCAGAAGTGCTCCGCCGCCTCGCTCGCCATCGTGGAAGCCGAACTCTACGACGACGAGGGCTTCCGCCGCCGCCTGCGTGATGCCGCAGCGTCGCTGAAGGCAGGTGTCTCTTGGGAATACGATTCGGTGGTGACGACCATCATTCGCGAGCCTGGCGAAGCCCTGCAGCGCGCACTCACCACGCTGGATCCCGGCGAGGAATGGCTGCTGGAACCGCAGATGCTGGACGGGAATCCTTGCCTCTGGTCGCCGGGCATCAAGCTGGGCGTCACGCCGGACAGTTGGTTCCGCAGCACCGAGTGCTTCGGCCCCGTGCTCGGCCTCGTCCGGGCGAACGATATTGACCACGCGATCCGCATCCAGAATGACTCCGAATTCGGTCTCACGGGCGGCATTCATGCACTCGATCCCGCGGAGATCGATGCGTGGCGCGACCAGGCCGAGGTCGGCAATGCCTACATCAATCGCCCGATCACCGGTGCGATCGTGCAGCGCCAGCCTTTCGGCGGTTGGAAGCGTTCCTGCTTCGGCCCGGGAGCAAAGGCCGGCGGGCCGAACTACGTCCCTCTCTTCGCCGTGTGGCAGAATGACGGACTCCCGCAACTGCTCGAATCGCCTTCGGCGGAAGTGCTCGACCTTCTGAAGACCCTGGCCCCGGTTGCCTCGTCTGCGGAATTGGAAGCCGCCGCCGGCAGCGATGCCTGGTGGATGAAGCACGAATTCGGCATCGAGCACGACCCGTCCGCACTCGCGTGCGAGGCGAATGTCTTCCGCTACCGCCGTTTCTCGCAGTGCCTGATTCGCGCGAATGCATCGATGGATGCTGTCACGATCGCGCGTCTGCTCATCGCGGCGCGTGCTGCGGGTCTCGATTCGGAACTCTCGCTCCCGCCGGGGACGGATTTTCCGGTGAAGGGAATCTCCATTACCCATGAGACGGATGAGGCACTTGCCAGCCGTCTGGGAGCCTCCAAATACGGAGTCCTCCGGGCGCCGTCACCTTCGAAGAAGCTTATCGCAGCAGCGATCGAAGCGGGCGTCAGAATCGTTACCCATGATCCTGTATGGTCAGGGAAGCTCGAACTTCCTGCGTTTTTCCGGGAACAAGCTGTCTCAGAAACCCGTCACCGGCATGGATCGGTATTGCCCCGGCCGGAAGAATTGCGATAG
- a CDS encoding response regulator transcription factor: MRLLVIEDEPRLQRALAKALREEGYAVDTAEEGEDGLYKATAFNYDAVVLDVMLPGMDGWEILRRLRATKATPVLMLTARDATSDRVKGLDGGADDYLVKPFELDELFARIRAIIRRHAGRPHSTVVIGDVEIDTRGRKVDFGGKAVVLTAREYAILEYLALHRGEVISRTELYEHLFDENEDTLSNLLDVHVHGIRRKLRADLIVTRRGEGYLIE, translated from the coding sequence ATGCGATTGCTAGTCATCGAGGACGAACCACGGCTGCAGCGCGCGCTCGCCAAGGCGCTGCGCGAGGAAGGCTATGCGGTGGACACCGCGGAGGAGGGCGAGGACGGGCTCTACAAGGCCACCGCCTTCAACTACGATGCCGTCGTGCTGGATGTGATGCTGCCGGGAATGGATGGCTGGGAGATCCTACGCCGCCTGCGCGCGACGAAGGCCACACCGGTGCTGATGCTCACGGCGCGTGATGCGACCTCCGACCGGGTGAAAGGTCTCGATGGCGGTGCCGACGATTATCTGGTGAAGCCCTTCGAGTTGGATGAACTCTTCGCGCGGATCCGCGCCATCATCCGCCGGCACGCGGGGCGACCGCATTCCACCGTGGTCATCGGTGACGTGGAGATCGACACGCGCGGCAGGAAGGTGGACTTCGGGGGAAAGGCAGTCGTTCTAACAGCCCGCGAATACGCCATCCTGGAATACCTCGCACTGCATCGCGGGGAGGTGATCAGCCGCACGGAACTCTACGAGCATCTCTTCGACGAGAACGAGGACACGCTGTCGAACCTGCTGGACGTGCACGTCCACGGCATCCGGCGGAAATTGCGCGCGGATCTCATCGTCACCCGTCGCGGCGAAGGCTATCTCATCGAGTGA
- a CDS encoding HAMP domain-containing sensor histidine kinase → MFTHSIRWRLQIWLGILLLGLLVAFGVTSWQLERAQRVQRLDDELARRAVALGVSIRPPDPPSMGNRGPSNGQGGPRPRDPGERERRPPREEDSDRYPFGNDGKSGEFGPGPPPMFRTRNVSDDVKAMFPGLAGEGYYYVVWTGRQSRVQNSDNAPVAVPLPVREARDTQTRFRDRDGMREAFHFTEMGECVLAGRPVGDDLAGMKHYATRLSFIGVGVLVIGLGGGWWLTARSIRPIEQIAGAAKRISEGKLSERIPVDQPDSELGQLATVLNSTFERLEDTFAQQRRFTSDASHELRTPLSVLIAETQTALSRERPVEEYREVLAGNLDTARQMKRLAEALLELARLDAGETRAPGLPVGLAALAGDVLGRLGVLAKARDVTLLLEGETAMLTGSPDRLALIISNLVENAIHHGRHDGTVVVSCRADDDGVELQVRDDGPGISAEDLPHVFERFYRADKSRTGSEGRYGLGLAICRGLVEAEGGNIRVESVAGQGARFIVRWAATPG, encoded by the coding sequence ATGTTCACGCACTCCATCCGCTGGCGGTTGCAGATTTGGCTGGGCATTCTCTTGCTCGGCCTGCTGGTCGCATTCGGCGTGACATCGTGGCAGCTCGAGCGCGCACAGCGAGTCCAGCGCCTCGATGATGAATTGGCGCGGCGGGCCGTGGCCCTGGGTGTGAGCATCCGTCCACCCGATCCGCCGTCGATGGGAAACCGTGGACCATCGAACGGGCAAGGAGGCCCTCGCCCGCGAGATCCGGGAGAGCGCGAAAGACGGCCACCCCGCGAGGAGGACAGCGACCGCTATCCCTTTGGGAACGATGGCAAGTCGGGCGAGTTCGGCCCGGGTCCTCCGCCGATGTTCCGGACGCGAAATGTCTCGGACGATGTGAAGGCGATGTTCCCGGGGCTGGCCGGGGAGGGATACTACTACGTGGTGTGGACCGGCCGACAGTCGCGGGTCCAGAATTCCGACAACGCACCGGTTGCTGTTCCTCTGCCTGTGCGAGAGGCCCGGGATACCCAGACAAGATTTCGTGATCGCGACGGCATGCGCGAGGCTTTCCACTTCACGGAGATGGGAGAGTGCGTGCTCGCCGGTCGGCCCGTCGGGGATGATCTGGCCGGCATGAAGCACTACGCTACACGCCTGTCATTCATCGGCGTGGGGGTGCTGGTCATCGGACTCGGTGGAGGCTGGTGGCTGACCGCTCGCTCGATTCGCCCCATCGAACAGATCGCCGGTGCGGCGAAGCGCATTTCCGAAGGAAAACTCTCCGAACGAATTCCCGTCGATCAACCGGACAGCGAACTCGGGCAACTCGCCACGGTGCTGAATTCCACCTTCGAGCGTCTTGAGGACACCTTCGCGCAGCAGCGTCGCTTCACCTCGGATGCTTCCCATGAACTGCGCACGCCGCTTTCGGTGCTGATCGCCGAGACGCAGACCGCGCTCTCCCGTGAGCGTCCGGTGGAAGAGTATCGTGAGGTGCTGGCCGGGAACCTGGACACGGCCCGGCAGATGAAGCGCCTCGCGGAGGCACTTCTGGAGCTGGCTCGCCTCGATGCCGGCGAAACGCGCGCGCCGGGATTACCGGTGGGCCTCGCGGCATTGGCAGGAGACGTCTTGGGGCGGCTTGGCGTGCTGGCGAAGGCGCGCGACGTGACACTCTTGCTCGAAGGAGAAACCGCGATGCTGACAGGAAGCCCTGATCGACTGGCGCTGATCATTTCAAATCTGGTCGAGAATGCGATCCACCACGGTCGGCACGACGGCACCGTCGTGGTGTCATGTCGGGCCGATGACGATGGCGTCGAGCTACAGGTCCGCGACGATGGCCCGGGAATCTCCGCGGAAGACTTGCCTCATGTCTTCGAGCGCTTCTACCGGGCGGACAAATCGCGCACCGGCTCCGAGGGGCGCTACGGGCTGGGCCTCGCGATCTGCCGCGGCCTTGTCGAGGCAGAGGGAGGCAACATCCGAGTGGAGAGCGTGGCAGGGCAGGGCGCGCGCTTCATCGTCCGGTGGGCCGCGACGCCGGGCTAG
- a CDS encoding acyl-CoA dehydrogenase family protein, whose product MHDTLIDTSKMSAGQRAALELAESSRDTRELTGFAASIFDGSPDFSLIFPFPIQSGSDKADGDAFIEKLGDFLREHTDPDAIDRDGEIPDEVLEGLAKLGAFGIKIPKEYGGLGLSQTNYSRAAMLLGGHCGNLTALLSAHQSIGIPQPLLTFGTEEQKKKYLPQCAAGAVSAFALTETEVGSDPARMKTTGCLSDDGTHWILDGEKLWCTNGLKAKHMIVMARTPLPDKPNAISAFIVEVAWPGVEIITRCHFMGLKALYNGVIRFTGVKVPRENVVLGEGKGLKVALTTLNTGRLTLPAACVGLLDRCLDIAVTWSREREQWGQVIGKHEAIAGKLADLKADAFATEALVLYTSSMVDADKKADIRLEAAIAKLWGTEAGWKGADSTMQIKGGRGYETADSLRNRGERPDPIERLMRDSRINTIFEGSTEIMHLFIAREALDPHLRRGAAALDTRKPISERLETAMRAGLFYTGWYPKRWLPFSHGIPSDLDPQLRRGLSATASLSRKLARTLFHSMARNGPKLERRQLLLGRLVDAGSELLAMSVSAARAHALGDETSIQTARYICHRGEQRVKALFAERSDKHDAETYRLAKRLIS is encoded by the coding sequence ATGCACGACACACTCATCGACACCAGCAAGATGTCCGCCGGTCAGAGGGCGGCCCTGGAGCTCGCGGAGTCTTCCCGCGACACCCGCGAACTGACGGGCTTCGCCGCTTCCATCTTCGACGGTTCGCCTGACTTCTCGCTCATCTTCCCTTTCCCCATCCAGTCGGGGTCCGACAAGGCGGATGGGGATGCCTTCATCGAGAAGCTCGGAGATTTCCTGCGCGAGCACACCGATCCCGATGCGATCGACCGTGACGGCGAGATCCCCGACGAAGTCTTGGAGGGTCTGGCGAAGCTGGGTGCCTTTGGCATCAAGATCCCGAAGGAGTATGGCGGCCTCGGCTTGTCGCAGACGAACTATTCACGCGCGGCCATGCTGCTGGGCGGACACTGCGGGAACCTCACGGCTCTGCTTTCGGCCCATCAGTCCATCGGCATTCCTCAGCCACTGCTGACTTTCGGCACAGAAGAGCAGAAGAAGAAATATCTGCCCCAGTGCGCCGCTGGTGCCGTCTCCGCCTTCGCACTGACCGAGACGGAAGTCGGTTCGGATCCCGCGCGGATGAAAACCACCGGATGTCTCTCGGACGATGGCACCCACTGGATACTCGACGGCGAGAAGCTGTGGTGCACCAACGGCCTCAAGGCGAAGCACATGATCGTCATGGCGCGCACGCCCCTGCCGGACAAGCCGAACGCGATCAGCGCTTTCATTGTGGAGGTCGCATGGCCGGGCGTGGAGATCATCACGCGCTGCCACTTCATGGGCCTGAAGGCGCTTTACAACGGCGTGATCCGCTTCACCGGTGTGAAGGTCCCGCGGGAGAATGTCGTCCTGGGCGAGGGCAAAGGACTCAAGGTGGCGCTGACCACGCTCAATACCGGCCGCCTGACCCTGCCCGCCGCTTGTGTGGGCCTACTGGACCGATGCTTGGACATCGCCGTCACATGGTCGCGCGAGCGTGAGCAGTGGGGACAGGTCATTGGCAAGCACGAGGCCATCGCCGGAAAGCTCGCGGATCTCAAGGCGGACGCCTTTGCTACGGAAGCTCTCGTACTTTATACGTCCTCCATGGTGGATGCGGACAAGAAGGCGGACATCCGCTTGGAGGCCGCCATCGCGAAGCTGTGGGGCACAGAGGCTGGATGGAAGGGCGCGGACTCTACCATGCAGATCAAAGGGGGACGCGGTTACGAGACCGCTGACTCGCTCCGGAATCGCGGCGAACGTCCCGACCCCATCGAGCGTCTTATGAGGGATAGCCGTATCAACACCATCTTCGAAGGCTCGACGGAGATCATGCATCTCTTCATCGCCCGCGAGGCTCTCGACCCACATCTGCGGCGCGGTGCGGCCGCCTTGGATACGCGAAAGCCGATCTCCGAACGGCTCGAGACCGCGATGCGGGCCGGCCTCTTCTACACCGGCTGGTATCCAAAGCGGTGGCTTCCGTTTTCGCATGGCATCCCCTCGGACCTCGATCCCCAGCTTCGCCGCGGACTGTCCGCGACCGCATCGCTCAGCCGCAAGCTGGCTCGGACCCTCTTCCACTCCATGGCGCGGAACGGTCCTAAGCTGGAGCGCAGGCAACTTCTTCTCGGCAGGCTGGTCGATGCGGGCTCCGAACTCCTCGCAATGAGTGTATCCGCAGCACGAGCGCACGCTCTCGGCGATGAAACATCGATCCAGACCGCGCGCTACATTTGTCACCGCGGCGAGCAACGCGTGAAGGCGCTCTTTGCGGAGAGATCCGACAAACACGATGCGGAAACCTATCGCCTCGCAAAGCGCCTGATCTCCTGA